In Arachis hypogaea cultivar Tifrunner chromosome 17, arahy.Tifrunner.gnm2.J5K5, whole genome shotgun sequence, a single window of DNA contains:
- the LOC112767052 gene encoding RING-H2 finger protein ATL54, with protein MAWKHRKLFPAQTNQTQDCSGLCDPACPYNCYTNYPDYYFSPPPPPSSTISDHSGNHISSYLIILISLFSVIFLLICLYVVKLKCYAAWCRRRLVNGSVRTQSDDEFVSENQIDHPVWLIATVGLQQSVINSITACRYRKDDGLVEGIECSVCLNEFQEGETLRLLPKCSHAFHIPCIDTWLRSHTNCPLCRARIVSNNNANSETGISNSISVGQENGGSGNGFRRNPNQEESRIEGGLSSDNMFTNFDMENSPGAGEVSELVEIEGRFSEESNSKERVDFDTCHSVSSQVLIDLIQVRGIPTDEIQTEIVANSEPEIHTADHIEDGDRVAERG; from the coding sequence ATGGCATGGAAACACAGAAAGCTCTTCCCAGCACAAACAAACCAAACCCAAGATTGTTCTGGGTTATGTGACCCTGCATGTCCGTACAACTGTTACACCAATTACCCTGACTACTATttttcaccaccaccaccaccttcttcCACCATTTCTGACCACTCCGGCAACCACATCTCCTCCTACTTAATCATCCTCATATCGTTATTCTCTGTCATTTTCCTTCTCATCTGTCTATACGTCGTGAAACTTAAGTGCTACGCCGCCTGGTGCAGGCGGAGGCTCGTAAACGGCTCTGTCCGCACGCAGTCGGACGACGAGTTTGTCAGTGAAAATCAAATTGATCATCCGGTGTGGCTAATAGCCACGGTTGGTTTGCAACAATCCGTTATAAATTCTATAACCGCTTGCCGGTACAGAAAGGACGACGGTTTGGTTGAAGGAATAGAGTGCTCTGTTTGCTTGAACGAGTTTCAAGAAGGGGAAACGTTGAGGCTCTTGCCCAAGTGTAGTCACGCTTTTCACATTCCGTGTATTGACACGTGGCTACGCTCTCATACAAATTGTCCTCTTTGCCGAGCTCGTATTGTTTCTAACAACAATGCAAATTCTGAAACAGGAATTTCAAATTCGATCTCAGTGGGTCAAGAAAACGGTGGTAGTGGTAACGGTTTTAGAAGGAATCCGAATCAAGAGGAATCGAGAATCGAGGGTGGATTAAGCAGCGATAATATGTTTACTAATTTCGACATGGAAAACAGTCCTGGAGCAGGAGAGGTCAGCGAGTTAGTTGAAATTGAAGGAAGATTCAGTGAGGAATCGAATTCGAAGGAGCGAGTGGATTTCGATACATGTCATAGTGTTTCTTCCCAGGTACTCATTGATCTAATTCAGGTTCGTGGGATTCCGACTGATGAGATACAAACGGAGATTGTAGCGAATTCAGAACCTGAAATTCACACGGCAGATCATATAGAAGATGGTGACAGAGTTGCAGAACGTGGATAG